Below is a genomic region from Bacillus mycoides.
TTGCTAGCGTGTCCATTGTAACGACACTTGGAATTATTATTACGTTGGCAAATGAAACAATCATGTTTTTTCAAAAGATATCATTGTATTCTTTTTTGACAGAGAAGGAATGGTTACCTTTTTTTGAAGATCCAAAATTCGGTATATTACCACTTATATGTGGAACAATCCTTGTAACAGCAATTGCCATGTTCGTAGCAATTCCTATTGGTTTAGGTTGTGCCGTGTTTTTAAGCGAATACGCTTCGAATGGCGCTCGGAAAATATTAAAACCGTTGTTAGAGCTACTAGCAGGCATCCCGACAATTGTATATGGTTTTTTCGCGTTAACAGTTGTCACACCACTTTTACAACGGGTTATACCAGATTTGCAGTTTTTTAATGCTATTAGTCCAGGTATTGTTATAGGGTTTATGATGATACCGACGATTGCGTCTCTCTCTGAAGATGCGATGAGAGCTGTAGCGAAAGGAATTAAAGAAGCCTCATTAGCGCTAGGAGCAACTCGTTTTGAGATGGTAAAACAAGTGGTGTTTCCATCGGCTTTTACGGGCATAATGGCAGCGATTATATTAGCAGCTTCCAGGGCAATTGGTGAAACGATGATTGTTGTTATTGCAGCTGGATCAACACCTAATGTATCGATAGATCCGACTCATTCTATTCAAACATTAACAGCCTATATTGTACAAGTGAGTTTAGGTGATGCTCCGCACGGAACGATTACTTATTACAGCATGTATGCTGTAGGTGCAACGTTATTTATGTTTACTTTTATTATGAATATCATTTCGCAATATATTATGCGCCGTTTTAGGAGGGTGACATAATATGCGAATGTTAAACCATAAGAACATACAAGAAAATATGGCATCTCGTTTTTTAAAGGATCGGATTTACAAGTGTTTGTTTTATATAGCAATTTTGTTTTCAGTAGTAATACTTTTTATATTGCTTTTTCAAATTTTTGAAAAAGGTATAAGTTATCTTTCAATAGATTTCTTTACAAACTTCGCCTCACGTAATCCGAGAGAAGCTGGGATTGTCGCTGCTTTGTCAGGGACAATACTATTTATGAGCATTGTTATACCAGTCTCTTTTATATTTGGAGTCGGAACAGCTCTTTATTTAGAGCATTATGCGAAGGAGTCCGTTTTTAAAAAGTTAATTGAATTAAATAATCAAACATTAGCAGGGGTACCTTCCGTTGTGTTTGGTTTACTCGGGTTAACTATTTTCGTATACGCTCTCCATTTGGGAGAGAGCATAATGGCAGCGGCACTGACGATGAGTTTACTCGTCTTACCAACTGTTGTTGTAGCTAGTCAAGAAGCGATTAGAACTGTGCCGAGCTCATTACTAGAGGCTTCTTACGGATTAGGTGCTACGAAATGGCAAACGATGTATCGAATTGTATTGCCAGTCGCTTTGCCAGGGATTGTAACGGGATGTACGTTAGCGGTATCGAGAGCAATTGGTGAGGCAGCACCATTATTAGTTATTGGGGCCCTTGCCTTTGCAAATTATGTTCCGTTCAGTATGTTTGATAGATTTACGGTTTTACCAATTCAAATTTTTAATTGGATGAGTAGACCACAAGAAGAATTTCAGTATGTAGCAGCAGCTGGGATGATTGTTTTGCTAGGATTGTTGCTCTTTATAAATATATTTGTCTTATGGTTACGAAATCGAAAATAAGTTGGAAGTGGATGAAAGGGGAATTCAAATGGTAGCAACAGTAGTAAATGTACAGGTGAAAAATGAGAAAAAGATTGAGACAGCACCAAAAAAAATAGTATTTGATACGAAAAATTTAAATTTATGGTACGGAGAAGACCATGCTTTAAAAGATATCAACTTAAGTATTCATGAGAATGAAGTAACAGCGATTATCGGTCCAAGTGGTTGTGGGAAATCAACATACTTAAAAACGCTAAATCGTATGGTAGAGTTAGTGCCTATCGTTCGAACTACGGGCGTTATCGAATATAGAGAACGAAACATATTTGATAAATCATATCCGGTTGAAGAATTACGTACGCATGTGGGTATGGTGTTCCAAAAGCCAAATCCATTCCCAAAATCTATTTATGAAAATGTAGCATATGGTCCGAAAATCCATGGTGTTCGTGACAAAAAAACACTTGATGAAATTGTTGAAAATAGCTTGCGCGGCGCAGCTATTTGGGATGAGTTAAAAGATCGTTTGCATGATAATGCATACGGTTTATCTGGTGGTCAGCAACAACGTCTATGCATTGCACGCTGCTTAGCGATTGAGCCAGACGTAATTTTAATGGATGAGCCAACATCGGCGCTAGATCCAATTTCAACATCAAAAGTAGAAGAATTAATTCAGGAGTTAAAGAAAGATTTTAGTATTGTTATCGTAACGCACAACATGCAACAAGCAGCACGAATTTCAGATAAAACTGCTTTCTTCTTAAGTGGAGAAGTTGTGGAATATACAGATACCAACAAATTATTTACAACACCTGCAGATAAGCGTACAGAAGACTACATTACAGGACGATTTGGTTGATATCGCTAGCAAGGCTAAGAGTAAATGCCCTCTTAACAGAGGGCATTTCTCACTTTCACCTCATTTTAAATAGGGGGAGTAATATTTCTCTTTTCTCAAGGCTTAATAAACGTACAAGAGGCTGGGTAGGGGATTTATATAAAAGGGCACATAATATTGAGGGGGAAGAAATGATGGTAAGAGAACAGTTTCAATGTGATTTAAAAACGTTACAGCAAAAGGTGATCGAGCTTGGTGAGTTAGCAAGTGGAGCTTTATTGATTGCTATGGAAGGTCTTCACAACAGGGATGTAGAGAAAGCGTTAGAAGTCATTGATGGGGATTATCGCATGGATAATTTAGAAGAGGAAATAAATGACCTTGCGCTTATGCTTATTACAAAGCAGCAGCCTGTAGCAAGTGATTTAAGAAGAATTTTCATTTCAATTAAAACAGCGACAGATTTAGAACGTATTGCAGACCATGCTGTTAATATTGCGAAATCAACAATTCGTCTTGGTGAAAAAGAAGTGGTTGTTAGTTTGCATAATCTTGAGGAAATGTTTGAGATTGCTCATAAGATGTTAAATTTAGCATTAGAAGCATATGAGCAAGAAAATTTAACTTTTGCTAAACAAATTGCTGAAATGGATGATTCAGTTGATGAAATTTATGGGAAGGCGATTCGTGAATTTATTTCATCTATCCCTGGACAACCAGAAGCGATTACACAAATTACACAACTATCCTTTGTTGCAAGATATATTGAGCGTGTAGCAGACCATGTTACAAATATTGCCGAGAATGTATTTTATGTAGTAAAAGGAAAGCATTATTTATTGAATGAGTAGGGGGAAAAGTAGGTGATGAGAAATCACCTGCTTTTTTTAGTCAAAACATGACAAAAAAAGCTCGTTGTTTCCTTTAGTCTATGATGATAAGATGTATCATAATTAATGGGAAAATAAGTACATATATGTTAGTTACGTCTTATTAATTATTTTACCAAGTTAATAGTAAGCGCTTTCTTTTTGGCGGGAGTTAAAAGGTACATTTATTTATAAAGTGAGGCTTTAATTAGTGGGGCTGTCTCTCGCTGATTGTTAGATCATATCAAACCGGACTTTTACTGCAGTTAATGTGGGGTAAATGATATACGGAGTTCTTGAACATTATATAAGTGGAGGCTGAAGTATATGAAGGGGGTTATTTTAGCTGGAGGAAAAGGGAGACGCCTTAGACCATTAACATGTAATACTCCAAAACCGATGTTACCATTGTTAGAAAAACCAGTTCTTGAATATAATATTGAATTATTACGTCAGCATGGTATTCGTGAAATTGCAATTACAGTTCAATATATGAGTACTGCCATTAAGCAATACTTTGGTG
It encodes:
- the pstC gene encoding phosphate ABC transporter permease subunit PstC codes for the protein MAHNDKSQITFSVQHLIERNTNRRKKTQRINRIVPLILKAIASVSIVTTLGIIITLANETIMFFQKISLYSFLTEKEWLPFFEDPKFGILPLICGTILVTAIAMFVAIPIGLGCAVFLSEYASNGARKILKPLLELLAGIPTIVYGFFALTVVTPLLQRVIPDLQFFNAISPGIVIGFMMIPTIASLSEDAMRAVAKGIKEASLALGATRFEMVKQVVFPSAFTGIMAAIILAASRAIGETMIVVIAAGSTPNVSIDPTHSIQTLTAYIVQVSLGDAPHGTITYYSMYAVGATLFMFTFIMNIISQYIMRRFRRVT
- the pstB gene encoding phosphate ABC transporter ATP-binding protein — its product is MVATVVNVQVKNEKKIETAPKKIVFDTKNLNLWYGEDHALKDINLSIHENEVTAIIGPSGCGKSTYLKTLNRMVELVPIVRTTGVIEYRERNIFDKSYPVEELRTHVGMVFQKPNPFPKSIYENVAYGPKIHGVRDKKTLDEIVENSLRGAAIWDELKDRLHDNAYGLSGGQQQRLCIARCLAIEPDVILMDEPTSALDPISTSKVEELIQELKKDFSIVIVTHNMQQAARISDKTAFFLSGEVVEYTDTNKLFTTPADKRTEDYITGRFG
- the pstA gene encoding phosphate ABC transporter permease PstA, yielding MRMLNHKNIQENMASRFLKDRIYKCLFYIAILFSVVILFILLFQIFEKGISYLSIDFFTNFASRNPREAGIVAALSGTILFMSIVIPVSFIFGVGTALYLEHYAKESVFKKLIELNNQTLAGVPSVVFGLLGLTIFVYALHLGESIMAAALTMSLLVLPTVVVASQEAIRTVPSSLLEASYGLGATKWQTMYRIVLPVALPGIVTGCTLAVSRAIGEAAPLLVIGALAFANYVPFSMFDRFTVLPIQIFNWMSRPQEEFQYVAAAGMIVLLGLLLFINIFVLWLRNRK
- the phoU gene encoding phosphate signaling complex protein PhoU, which produces MVREQFQCDLKTLQQKVIELGELASGALLIAMEGLHNRDVEKALEVIDGDYRMDNLEEEINDLALMLITKQQPVASDLRRIFISIKTATDLERIADHAVNIAKSTIRLGEKEVVVSLHNLEEMFEIAHKMLNLALEAYEQENLTFAKQIAEMDDSVDEIYGKAIREFISSIPGQPEAITQITQLSFVARYIERVADHVTNIAENVFYVVKGKHYLLNE